One Uranotaenia lowii strain MFRU-FL unplaced genomic scaffold, ASM2978415v1 HiC_scaffold_63, whole genome shotgun sequence genomic region harbors:
- the LOC129760501 gene encoding conserved oligomeric Golgi complex subunit 1-like translates to MANVTDLLHINVDKLFEQHGVAEIDQVHKRLQAEVELKREELRTMVGERYRDLLKAADTIGDMRNTAGSIIQNIDNITTTCRNLNEHQLIGFRSGTDTHKTQRKNSNSKFHGVIVQIKLLTSLPEIIWSAIDAEDYFVATQLFIFSRHISTGLQLDTNSDMMNKFPVAKKQWAVLSQFFFTIKQNCANCLEREDLSPDVAAKCLASLLLLENCQLDHILSTFVQMRLKAFSRVVQEVSQYEKVKDKILTSLKLLMNTVELIHMCFIGSDALLLEELSLITNESSPPTIAYFKSEDPKIIQILPGIIRNFRPRIQLQPLNSELVRKSSQNWLQTVEKVVTNQFGHLFNLIPSIKMLQDVKKHCLETAERPGSWSENCRNLSLPENLNFYLLYYQPLFNSRAKAIIEHDWSEIIDANRKDVYHLILSIKTDKLLREHKTFVWSESSEDIPRNLKEALDRTHLASHPLLMKYFAFPPALVELSLHLDGKIQSMTNDIISFRETSSPSESEQFEEFFSECSVQNFTELLSSLRSVELKDNLEAVILMARLTASFKTICPALKQCIAPLKQTEKYSPWQDNFAEEKKGNSNTKDRWYRIEGLLDEESSRFWSLWLEDFVKMWPLLEQNVGYPTLLSHFPLWDTITIEENDEQNQIVQSTIRIPALPSFPLQKQLHAIVSLLNHQIPHTLPKPIHVQIIDRLTTSFMEHYQVLASNEFVQKNQNCSLQYYFDLKFLQLLFTGSDQKHFLDRCNHLVATFKGHIDPFDFDVFYFHLNVNVKRAIQRMQQFFGVLLINDDQLSTLSGAASATTTTTTAKPKSQTHDKNPNILALSSNSASETWFPLLPIVTKETLTSLALVNVPESSKPVASVVAEEKVSLTKQSLTKQMQSY, encoded by the exons ATGGCCAACGTAACGGATCTGTTGCACATAAACGTCGACAAACTTTTCGAGCAGCATGGGGTCGCAGAAATCGATCAGGTACATAAGCGGCTTCAAGCGGAAGTCGAACTTAAGCGAGAGGAATTACGCACTATGGTTGG GGAACGGTATCGCGATTTACTAAAAGCGGCGGACACAATCGGTGACATGCGGAATACTGCCGGCTCGATAATCCAGAACATCGATAACATAACCACCACCTGTCGCAACCTCAACGAACATCAGTTGATCGGCTTCCGGTCCGGAACTGACACGCATAAGACACAGCGCAAAAACTCGAACAGCAAATTTCACGGTGTGATTGTGCAGATAAAACTACTGACCAGTTTACCGGAAATAATTTGGAGCGCCATCGATGCTGAGGATTATTTCGTGGCGACACAGCTGTTCATTTTCTCGAGGCATATTTCGACCGGGCTACAATTGGATACAAACAGTGACATGATGAACAAGTTCCCGGTTGCTAAAAAACAATGGGCAGTTTTGAGCCAATTCTTTTTTACCATTAAGCAGAATTGTGCCAACTGTTTGGAACGGGAAGATTTATCACCGGACGTAGCGGCTAAATGTTTAGCTAGCCTGTTACTCTTGGAAAACTGTCAACTGGATCATATTCTGTCCACTTTTGTTCAAATGCGCTTGAAAGCATTTTCCCGAGTGGTTCAAGAAGTTTCCCAATATGAAAAGGTTAAGGACAAAATCTTGACAAGCTTAAAACTGTTGATGAATACCGTTGAGTTGATCCACATGTGTTTCATTGGGTCTGATGCTCTCCTTCTAGAAGAACTCTCCTTAATCACCAACGAAAGCTCACCACCAACCATTGCTTATTTCAAATCTGAGGATCCCAAAATTATACAGATCTTACCCGGAATTATACGTAATTTTCGTCCAAGGATTCAGCTTCAacctctgaactctgaactagTTCGTAAAAGTTCTCAAAACTGGTTGCAAACTGTAGAAAAAGTTGTCACGAATCAGTTTGGTCATCTCTTTAACTTGATTCCTTCTATTAAAATGTTACAAGATGTCAAAAAACACTGTCTTGAAACAGCCGAGCGGCCAGGCTCGTGGTCTGAAAATTGTCGTAATTTGTCTCTGCcggaaaatctgaatttttatttgctcTATTATCAACCACTGTTTAATTCACGTGCTAAAGCAATAATTGAACACGACTGGTCCGAAATAATAGATGCTAACCGTAAAGATGTCTATCACTTGATTTTGTccatcaaaactgacaaattacTCAGAGAACATAAAACTTTCGTTTGGTCTGAGTCCAGTGAGGATATTccaagaaatttaaaagaagcCCTTGATCGCACTCATTTAGCTTCCCACCCACTTCTCATGAAATATTTTGCCTTCCCTCCGGCCTTGGTAGAGCTATCACTTCATTTGGATGGAAAAATTCAATCGATGACAaatgatataatttcttttcGAGAAACTTCCAGTCCAAGCGAATCAGAGCAATTTGAGGAATTTTTCAGTGAGTGCAGTGTCCAAAATTTCACTGAACTCCTAAGCTCTCTGAGATCAGTTGAATTGAAAGATAACTTAGAAGCAGTTATTCTTATGGCCCGTTTAACCGCGAGCTTCAAAACAATATGTCCCGCATTAAAACAATGTATTGCACCTCTCAAACAAACGGAAAAATATTCTCCTTGGCAAGATAATTTCGCAGAAGAGAAAAAAGGAAACTCCAACACGAAAGATCGTTGGTATCGTATCGAAGGTCTTCTGGATGAGGAAAGCTCACGATTTTGGTCTCTTTGGCTGGAGGATTTTGTCAAGATGTGGCCCCTTCTTGAACAGAACGTTGGATATCCAACACTTCTTTCTCATTTTCCC CTCTGGGATACTATCACAATTGAAGAAAACGACGAACAAAACCAGATCGTTCAATCCACGATACGCATACCGGCTCTCCCCAGCTTTCCACTTCAAAAGCAACTTCACGCTATCGTTTCTCTCCTTAACCACCAAATTCCGCACACCTTACCTAAACCGATTCATGTTCAAATCATCGATCGTCTTACAACTAGTTTCATGGAACACTATCAGGTTTTAGCAAGCAATGAATTCgttcagaaaaatcaaaattgttccCTCCAATACTATTTTGATCTGAAATTCCTCCAGCTGCTTTTCACTGGATCTGATCAAAAGCATTTCCTCGATCGATGTAACCATCTGGTGGCTACATTCAAAGGCCACATTGACCCATTCGATTTTGACGTATTCTACTTCCATTTAAATGTCAACGTGAAACGTGCAATTCAACGGATGCAACAGTTTTTCGGAGTTCTGCTGATCAATGACGATCAGTTGAGCACGCTCTCCGGGGCAGCAtcagcgacgacgacgacaacgacagCAAAGCCGAAAAGTCAAACGCACGACAAAAATCCCAACATTCTGGCGCTCAGTTCCAACAGCGCCAGCGAAACATGGTTCCCGCTGCTGCCAATAGTGACCAAGGAAACTTTGACCAGTTTGGCTCTGGTCAATGTTCCAGAAAGCTCGAAACCTGTAGCCAGCGTCGTTGCGGAAGAAAAGGTTAGTCTTACAAAACAAAGTCTTACAAAACAAATGCAGTCTTACTGA